The genomic interval AGATCACTCATAGGCGGGACAACAAACTTATTCATTTTcggcagtttatttatttttgtatccCTTGATAAAGCCACAGGGGAGGGTGGGGCGAAATCGGTTTAAACATGAACAATTCTCCACAGATCAAACGGAATTTATAAAAAGGTTAAATAAGAAAGCAAGGCATCTGCATGTCACACAGCAGGGCACAACAAGAAAACGCCAGATAAACTGCCAAGGCATCGTCATACATTTATCACTTAGTAACGACGAAGGTGGGACACAAAGCTGGAAACGTTGGTGCAAAGGACACAACGCGTGAGGAAACCCCACCACAGCCGGCACAGCTGGCATGCAGAGCTGAATCACAGCCTGTGAATGTATTGCATCGGGTTcaacacaagcaacaaaaaacaaaaaaaaaaaaaaaaaaacaactgtcttTTCCTGTGGCTGCAAATCAGAACAATGGAATACAACAGTGGAGAAGGCACAtcaagtaaaaaagaaaaggactTGTAAGTATTTATTAATGAAGGACAGTACaagaataaaatattatataatcaACATGAGCCGACTGAAGTACAAAAGATGAATATCGGGAAGAATAGTGGTGTATACTGACACAATAGATCAAGacaaaaattttaaaaagacatACATGAATGAAATACTGAATCCCATGTAACCATTTTGTTGACTTCAATCTGACAGTTTTGAATATTTGTTCACTATGCTTTAATATCTTAGGGCCAAATACCACTAACAATCAATTATTCTGCAGCCAGGAGAGTTTCAGTGGTCCAAAAAAAGTACAAAGACCCATATATAACTTAAAGGATGAGATCCAAAGGCAAACAAATACAACTAGGGAAATTTTCAATGTTGTCTACCTAAAATATAGGACATGTGCTGGACCCTTTAAGTAAAAGTGACTTAATTTCACTTGGAACGTGTGCAACGATCACATAACGGTCCCTATTTCCAGCCATGCAGCTGACTGTTTTTAACTATGCTGTTAAGTTAAACTGCAAAGACCCCTGGAAGGGAATCAAGGCTTATTAAGTCTGTGCTCGCCTGTTTGTTCATATTTCTCATATCATGCATCTAAAAACACCTAACACTCTGCACTAAAGGAGGAAATGCTGACTGATGTTCTTATGGGATGAATGAGCACATAGGGAAATACTTAGTATAGTAGGAAAGACATGCCTGTGAACGATCAAATCTGCGTGAGAAAAATTAGGTAAGTGTTTTGTGCAGTTTTTAGACCTGGATTACTTCCTAATGCTGGATTGGCTGATAAGAATGAAATGAAGGCATTGTGAACCATGCTCACAGGCGCAAACTGCAAAAGGAGCGCTAGATATGGTCTAATCAACAGCCCATCGGGCAGAAACACTGTGTGCCTTGGTCAAATGAGAGGTCATGGATACGCCAGACCCCATGGCACCCATCTCAAACACTGGTTTAACAATACTCACAGGAAAAGACACCAACTAGTCAAAGTCTTATCAAAAAGATAGTTCACTACATGATGCTACCGATATTACGGAGGCAAGAGAAAATCGAAGGCAACTTTTTATTCATGAGTCTGTTCTCTTGACCAAACTGCTCTTGTGCAAGTTATGCTGGAGATTTTAGCGTAAACATAGAATTGGCACAAAACACGTACTCTAGCGCACCAGGAAGGCTAGACGGGAGATTCAGAGAGTTTCATCATAGGATGGGGGTGTTTATTTCAATGCAGTACATTACTTCTGCACTGAAGAGAAAAAAAGCTGGAGGGTTTACTACACTGTATCTGCATGCAAACGGCACATTCACTCCTGTGCACATATACTGAAGAAAGCCCTGTTGCGAAGGCAAAATGGCAGCTGAATGAATCCTGTGCTTTTATGTTTGGTTCATAGTAAAGCTAagcgatgctgctgcagcatatCACTGTGCAGCCTGCTTGGCTCGCTGGGTGTGGCACTTCATACACAGGATCTTGCCGTCCAGCGGATAGCAACCATTTTCGTCCGCTTCTATGGAAAGGGGGCGAGCACAGtcctacaaaaaaaaaaaaaaaaaatacaaataatcacGAAGTTGGTCATTTTTTACAGCCTTGGATTCACCATGTGGTGTTTTTTCCAAACAGTCTTACCTCGCAGCGGTAACACTTGAGGTGGAAGTTCTTATCCAGAGCCACCACTCTCACAGTCTCTTCGCTGCCTGGGGCTGGAACGATGGGCTCATTACAGCTCACGCACAGAGGGGAGAAGCGCCTGATTGAAACATTGTCAGTCAGGTACATTGTCACACACTCACAATCATAGTTAATGAACACAGACGGCTAAGTAGTCTGAAACCAAATCAGAGGCGCTTTGCCTCTGATGTTTGTGAAGATTAGTCACGTTTCCTGAATCCcatgaattattatttaatctCCAGTTCAACaagctgcattgttttttttgcagcaggagatggagaaaTAACCAAATTAGCTTTAATCAAGTTAGAAAATGTTCTCAGGCATCCACTCGGACTCTTTATGTGATACTCAGTCATTCTGCACATTACCCTGCCAGCTCCCTTGTACAACGAGCTACTGCTGTAATTCTGAGATGAACACGCCATAAAAACAGAACAATCTAAACACTTCCCCAGTGCTCTGTGGAGAAACATTGCATTGATCTGTATAGTTTCACACAAGATTAAACGATGCAGATCTAATCCCTTTCTTTGAATTTTATTTCTTGCACTACGGTGAGAGACAATGCATCGCAAAAATGCTCACTGTCATTAAGAAATGTACAAAGAATGAAACTATGTTCTTGTTACAAACACttgctactgtacctgtggtaATCCTGCACACAGTAggggttgttgttgtcgtcggtGATAAAGGGCGCCCCCTCGAGTACGCAGGAGCAGGTGCTGCAGCGGAAGCAGTGAGCGTGGAAACACTGGCCCACTGCCTTCAGCACACGGTCTGTGATCCTCTCCCCACATCGGCAACACACAGCTAGGGAGCTCTGAGGGAGAAGAGAAGGAAACGTCAAAGAGATAGACATGAAAGTCAAGTAAATCATAAACACAAGTCTGTTTTGTGTAATTTCAGATCCAAGGTGAGttgcaaaataaacaaacttaaAAACAGGACACTGGTGCTTTCACGACTGTCTGTTTAAAATCGTGTTTATCAAGACTGTACCATTATGTTAATGTTACAAATGCCATTAAAGATATTTCAGCGCAACATGCAAAACATTATTAACACTTACCAGATACCAATACCGGAAAGACCAGATTAACTttggaataaaaatgaatgcCAAAATGAATTTGTAACACTTAAAGGTCAATTATTCAATTAAAGTTGAAAGTTTGTTCATTTCATCAGAACAAGTTGCATCTTTGTTCCAATACTTAGGAGCCTGGCTATGTAaaacctgcatgtgtgtgcgtctcctcaCCACGTAGCAGTCCTCACACTGAGGCGCACCGTCCCGGTCGTAGAACTGCATGCCCTGCAGGGGGCGATGGCAGCTCATGCAACAGAAGCAGTTGGAATGGAAGAGTTTATCCATGGCCCTCACCGCGGGCTGAGTACGGGACAGAGACTCGCCACACTTCCCACAAACCTCTAAAATGgtgagagagcgaggagagttTGAGAATAACACAAGCCACACTTTGAATACATCCATCTTCCATTCCATCCATTAAACTCTACTGGTGTTAATTAGTGTCACTCTAACTGGTGAGAGTAACACTGTATTTCACACTGTAGTGTAGTGTGCTCTCACACTGTTCCATCCGTTTTGTACAGCaccattttttattaattacaaatattacaatctctaaaaaaggaaataattaAAATCCTTCAAATACTATTTGTGATACTCAACCATACATTTTTTTACCATAgccaccaaacaaaaaaaaccttaaGTCGGTATTTTCACTAATGGTCCTACtccttgattttgttttgtaaagCTTGAACATGATGCACACATTGGTAGCTACTTAATGACTGTAATTAGGAACAGTGACATTTGCCATGGATCTTCATGATTACAGTGGTGGGTGTGAGGTGCAAGCGTGTCAAGACAGCTCGCTGATCAATTTGATTCAAGTGAGCGATTATAGGCAGTATGAGGGGTGCATTGTATGTCACCGAGTACGTGTGTACCTGTGGGGTGGGAGGTGATGACAGGTGCTTTTGTGTCCATATGTTTAATGAAGTCATTGGTCATTTTCTcgagctcctccacctccctcatgTTCAGTGGAACACCTCCCCCTGGAATGGGAACTAGGCCAGGGGACTGAttacacaaaaagacaaaatactATTAACACATAACCATCTCTAATGGTGCAGTTTACTTGTTCCTGTGCTTTTCTACTGTTCACAAAAAAGCTGCAtacagaaaaagctgaagcataCCGTGGATGATGGAGGAGTTTTCACTGGCTGTTTAAATGAGGATGGTGAAGATGCCATTGTCTTGGGCTGaggaggagtcacagcagcaggattgTTTCGGTTCACATTTACCTGACTAGCAAAGGGAGAACTCTTGATCTGATTAGTGGCCGGGGCAGTGGCCATGTTCATTGAAGGAGCGGGGGGTGCCGGGGGGGCTGCAGGGGGAGCTGCAGGGGGAGGATGGAAAGAGCTAGCTGCAGGGGGAGGATGGAAAGAGctagaggcagagggaggagacggcTTTGGTGCTCCACCAGGAGGAGTGGGTGTCTGGTTCAGATTCTGGTTTAGTTTTTGCGCCAGAGAAGTTGATGAAGTTACGGGTCTCCCTCCAATGCCGGATTTGGGTGTCACAGCCGGCGCTTTAGCCAAttgctgagcagcagaggttGGTGCAAAGTTGTGACTCCCCTGTCGGTTCGTTCTCGCTTTGAGTTCCTCGGCCCAgggtgcaggaggtggacggTCTCCCAGCTCCGggggtgggaggaaggagagg from Betta splendens chromosome 16, fBetSpl5.4, whole genome shotgun sequence carries:
- the zyx gene encoding zyxin → MEDSNSSKPFMVTSSLNFKVTTPSFYNQPKKFASVAPPRPKSLTPPSAPSPTPVGTGVIGRVGDVPMPPSSVCEDFPPPPPPPPLDDDLPAPPPECHITSTASDAPSFPAPPPVADDLPLPAPPVDIACPPTFPSPPPPPPPPPPLPASGTSIPNASGPTQKLVEKQTSFDQQLDSLTDLLSEMETRGPFNPKLPNQYSSAPAPKSPAAPPTAPKPALSFLPPPELGDRPPPAPWAEELKARTNRQGSHNFAPTSAAQQLAKAPAVTPKSGIGGRPVTSSTSLAQKLNQNLNQTPTPPGGAPKPSPPSASSSFHPPPAASSFHPPPAAPPAAPPAPPAPSMNMATAPATNQIKSSPFASQVNVNRNNPAAVTPPQPKTMASSPSSFKQPVKTPPSSTSPGLVPIPGGGVPLNMREVEELEKMTNDFIKHMDTKAPVITSHPTEVCGKCGESLSRTQPAVRAMDKLFHSNCFCCMSCHRPLQGMQFYDRDGAPQCEDCYVSSLAVCCRCGERITDRVLKAVGQCFHAHCFRCSTCSCVLEGAPFITDDNNNPYCVQDYHRRFSPLCVSCNEPIVPAPGSEETVRVVALDKNFHLKCYRCEDCARPLSIEADENGCYPLDGKILCMKCHTQRAKQAAQ